One Salvelinus namaycush isolate Seneca unplaced genomic scaffold, SaNama_1.0 Scaffold1792, whole genome shotgun sequence genomic region harbors:
- the hdx gene encoding highly divergent homeobox, whose protein sequence is MVGSDMDNMHNLLEFKLEEVQYLESQLENQNQRYYELETFTKSLLTAVRTNNLDRQQELLASLPQPADQDWDMSPEGGANSISITTHSADNHDSDETPLVNPNKDLPLVTLNEDGSLIAELNESSVSEDLETETGPE, encoded by the exons ATGGTCGGATCTGATATGGATAACATGCATAATCTCCTGGAGTTTAAG cttGAGGAGGTGCAGTATCTGGAGAGCCAACTAGAGAATCAGAATCAGAGATATTATGAGTTGGAGACCTTCACCAAGAGTCTTCTGACCGCTGTACGGACCAACAACCTGGACAGacaacag GAGCTCCTAGCCAGTCTACCTCAGCCTGCAGATCAGGACTGGGACATGAGTCCAGAGGGAGGAGCCAACTCCATCTCCATAACAACACACTCTGCAGACAATCACGATTCCGACGAGACACCATTGGTCAACCCCAACAAGGACCTCCCATTGGTCACTCTAAACGAAGACGGTTCATTGATTGCTGAGCTCAACGAGTCGTCTGTATCAGAGGATCTAGAGACTGAGACCGGACCAGAGTGA